A genomic window from Anaeromicrobium sediminis includes:
- the ypeB gene encoding germination protein YpeB — translation MNKKTILPIVLSIALLITAYWGYNQYKEKQRYHTHLVNDFQRRYFDLLSSVQTINTDLSKLLVSSGSKENMILYSNIWRNAYNAQEEISQFPMKHGQLQKTEKFLSQLGDYTFAMAQKSIKDENLSQKDRENLEQLRGYASTLSVSLNELRDQTFSGKVIKLQLKDKPIEAKENPMQNKFIQFEERMVEYPELIYDGPFSDHVAAGISPRLEGKKISFEEAKNIVKKYFGNVNVKADSKEPGGKLNTYSLTAYKNEKNPIYIDVTQTKGYFATILNNRTIGKPKLSKKQGIKKANEFLEKIGFKNMVSTYTLTYNNALLINYVYKEDDVVMYPDLVKVKIALDNGEVVGLDATKHLTSNYKRQLKTPAISIEEAKKKMGNRGKLDGEGRLCVIPTKSLQEIFCYEFKVTYKEETFLIYINAHTGREERILKLIKQENGTLTM, via the coding sequence GTGAACAAAAAAACCATATTACCTATAGTTTTATCAATAGCATTATTAATAACTGCATATTGGGGATATAATCAGTATAAGGAAAAACAAAGGTACCATACCCATTTAGTAAATGACTTTCAAAGAAGGTACTTTGATTTATTAAGTAGTGTTCAAACTATAAATACAGACTTATCAAAGTTATTAGTTTCATCTGGATCTAAGGAAAATATGATCCTTTATTCTAATATATGGAGAAATGCTTATAATGCACAGGAAGAAATTTCACAATTTCCAATGAAGCATGGACAATTACAAAAGACAGAGAAGTTTTTAAGTCAGCTAGGAGATTATACCTTTGCCATGGCTCAAAAGAGTATAAAGGATGAAAATTTAAGCCAAAAGGATAGAGAAAATTTAGAACAGCTCCGTGGATATGCTTCTACTTTATCTGTTAGTTTAAATGAGCTGAGGGATCAAACCTTTTCAGGGAAGGTAATTAAGTTACAATTAAAGGATAAACCTATAGAAGCCAAGGAAAACCCTATGCAAAATAAGTTTATTCAATTTGAAGAAAGAATGGTGGAATATCCAGAGCTAATTTATGATGGACCTTTCTCTGATCACGTGGCTGCTGGTATTAGCCCAAGATTAGAAGGTAAAAAAATATCCTTTGAAGAGGCTAAGAATATAGTGAAAAAATATTTTGGAAATGTGAATGTAAAAGCAGATTCAAAGGAACCAGGTGGAAAACTAAATACATACAGTCTTACTGCATATAAAAATGAAAAAAATCCTATTTACATAGATGTTACTCAGACAAAGGGATATTTTGCTACCATACTAAATAACAGAACAATAGGAAAGCCAAAATTATCTAAGAAGCAGGGAATTAAAAAAGCAAATGAATTTTTAGAAAAAATAGGATTTAAAAATATGGTTTCTACATATACATTGACTTATAACAATGCCCTTTTAATAAACTATGTTTATAAAGAGGACGATGTGGTCATGTACCCTGATTTAGTGAAGGTGAAGATTGCCCTTGATAACGGTGAAGTAGTAGGATTAGATGCCACAAAGCATTTAACTTCCAACTATAAGAGACAACTAAAAACACCGGCCATAAGTATAGAAGAGGCAAAGAAAAAAATGGGAAATAGAGGCAAACTAGATGGGGAAGGGCGACTATGTGTAATTCCTACTAAAAGCTTACAAGAGATCTTTTGTTACGAATTTAAGGTTACATATAAGGAAGAAACATTTTTAATATATATAAATGCCCATACGGGAAGGGAAGAGAGAATACTAAAATTAATTAAACAAGAAAATGGAACATTGACAATGTAA
- a CDS encoding D-alanine--D-alanine ligase yields MSKIKLGVIFGGESGEHEVSLMSATSVINAIDKEKYEIISIGITKKGKWMIYDGPVDKIESGEWEKIAEERIQENPEKYSFSVIPVGGNNTKNLKELVDVIFPVLHGPFGEDGTIQGLFEMANIPYVGAGVLASSVGMDKIYTKKVLERDGLPVGPYIVLMRSQLENMDDTVVSIEKQLNYPIFIKPANLGSSVGITKAHNKEELIAGLKEAAKFDRKLLLEKHIDGKEIECAVFGNDNPKASVVGHIVPSHEFYDYEAKYFDDGKSKMIIPAPIEDKYSEKIRELAIKAYKGIDASGISRVDFFLNEETGEIYINELNTMPGFTKYSMYPLLWKNTGVEYSDLIDKLIDFAFDRYKEKSR; encoded by the coding sequence ATGAGTAAAATTAAATTGGGTGTAATATTTGGAGGAGAATCTGGAGAGCATGAAGTATCTTTAATGTCAGCCACTTCAGTTATAAATGCTATAGATAAAGAAAAGTATGAGATAATTTCTATTGGAATAACTAAAAAGGGAAAATGGATGATCTATGACGGCCCTGTAGACAAAATAGAGTCGGGAGAATGGGAAAAGATAGCTGAAGAAAGGATACAAGAGAACCCAGAGAAGTATTCCTTTAGTGTAATTCCAGTGGGAGGAAATAATACTAAGAATTTGAAAGAACTAGTAGATGTGATATTCCCAGTACTTCATGGGCCATTTGGAGAAGATGGAACTATACAAGGTCTATTTGAAATGGCCAATATTCCTTATGTAGGGGCAGGTGTATTAGCTTCTTCTGTAGGTATGGATAAAATATATACAAAGAAGGTACTAGAAAGGGACGGTTTACCTGTAGGTCCATACATAGTACTTATGAGATCTCAGTTAGAGAATATGGATGACACTGTAGTATCCATAGAAAAACAATTAAACTATCCTATATTTATAAAGCCAGCTAATCTAGGGTCTAGTGTGGGAATCACAAAGGCCCATAATAAAGAAGAATTAATTGCCGGATTAAAGGAAGCAGCAAAATTTGATAGAAAATTATTACTAGAAAAGCATATAGATGGAAAAGAAATAGAATGTGCTGTATTTGGAAATGATAATCCAAAGGCATCCGTAGTTGGGCATATAGTTCCATCCCATGAATTTTATGATTATGAGGCAAAATATTTCGATGATGGAAAATCTAAGATGATAATACCAGCTCCAATAGAAGATAAATACAGTGAAAAAATTAGGGAACTAGCAATTAAAGCCTATAAGGGAATTGATGCTAGTGGTATATCTAGAGTAGACTTTTTCTTAAATGAAGAAACGGGAGAGATATATATAAATGAATTAAATACCATGCCTGGATTTACAAAATACAGCATGTACCCACTTTTATGGAAAAATACAGGAGTAGAATATTCTGATTTAATAGATAAGCTAATAGACTTTGCATTTGATAGATACAAGGAGAAAAGTAGATAA